Below is a genomic region from Culicoides brevitarsis isolate CSIRO-B50_1 chromosome 2, AGI_CSIRO_Cbre_v1, whole genome shotgun sequence.
aagaaaatgaagaatgGAACGAGTGTGGAAACCCTTGTACCGATGCATGTCCCACTGATGTTCTATGCGCACAAGTTTGTCAACCAATGTGTGTTTGCAAGAAAGGTCACAAACGTAATGAAAAGGGAGTTTGTATCAAAGAAAAAGAATGTACTCATGACCACAGCCATAACCACGATCATGAACACCAACATGAACACGATCATAAACACGAGCATGAACACGATCATAAACACGAGCATGAACACGATCATAAACACGAGCATGAACACGACCATGAACATGATCATGAACACGACCATGAACACGATCATAACAATGACACAGGTAAGATTTAAAgcgataaaatctaaaaaaaaatatcacatcaACATTCATTATAGCATGCAACGAAAATGAAGAATGGACTGAGTGTGGAAACCCTTGTAACGATGCATGTCCTAATGGCCTTCAATGCGCACAAGTTTGTCAAGCAATGTGTGTTTGCAAGAAAGGCTTTAAACGCAATAGCAAAGGAGTTTGTGTCAAGGAAACAGAATGTTCTGAGATCTGTACAACTTGTAAAGATGTGAATCATCGTTACACTTATGCTAACCCGTGCTCTCACTTGTGTAACTCAGAATTAATGACCTGCGTAGAAGGAGCGGTTTGGGGATGTCATTGCATGGAAGGTTTCAGAGCTGATGGCAACCAAGACGGAAAATGTATTCCTCAATCTCAATGTCCTCTTCCTAATGAAAGTaagtggatttttttgtttgttaagctaattttgttcttcaattatttttttagccaataaatgtgaaaaaaaccAGAAGTACGAGTTGTCAAGTGAAAAGGAAAGAGTTTGCAATTGCAAATCTAAAGACAGCCAATCACGTTATGGATGTTGGTGCACGAAAGGATTCAAATATGATTCGAAAAAGCAAAAGTGCGTTGCAGAAAAAGATTGttaattctttcattttcatttttagtctTCAGAATTATCGAAGAGTGTGTAAATggtaaaaatgagaaaaagtaaaaaaaataataaaatcaataaaattttcgaaaaccgAAATTAGTCTTTAAATATATacctacttatttttttctatttatattaTGATATGTTCAATAGTTTAAGTTTTGACAGTGGCATTTTAACTGGCAATGGGGTTATGGCTGTTGGAGATTTTTCAACCATTTTTAggtctattttaaaaaaaaaattgttttacaaAATGCTCGAAACCTAAAGCTGCAGCCTTTTAAGCGTCAGCCTCTGGTCGACAATTGCCGATAGCTGaatcaaaaagaatttaaaaacattacagatgtaaagaaaaaactttttgagcatagttaatttatttcataagcatttttttgcttcttaaaattttaagcctcCAAacctctttaaaaatattattaggtatttttatCCATTATAGACCAATCGACGGTGTACTGGAAAACTAGGAACATTACCGGATACTAGGCATACTAGGCTATTTATACCTTCTTACTCTGGCAGACGTACCAAACAACTCATGAATAGGCAATTAAAGGGATCAGGTTAATTACGGCTAAAACACGGACACGCTAAAGTTCAAAGTCATCTTTACAGAATGCCCGATGATGCTTGCAGATTTTGTTGGGAATACACTTATTATGTCACTTTAACCGTGCCTTTGCCCTCTGCTATTAATGCTGATGTGCCTCAAATAAAATGGTTCTACCATTACTAGTAGATCAAGATCGCGAGTAGATCTGATTGGAaaggatgaaaaattacatcgTATCTGGTTAGGACTATGACTTAGCTCCCAAAAGagttttgaaaactattaaatttcttctaagCATATTGAAATATGTCAGCTTCATCCCAACTCTGTTTTTTATCTAATACCATCTATTTTTTCAATGCTCTTATTACCGCTAGTTTTCATAAATAACATCTTTGATAAGGCTTggatacaattttaatttttttttatcagttggAAACAGTCGATTTACGTCAAAAGCTTCCAGATggttgtcgaaaaaaatatttaaacaagtttttttacccaaaaatattttaaaatagctTGATATTTCTCGAAGAATTTCgcgtgtttttgtttttgatagtTGTCATGATCGTATAACTGTAACCGTGCAGtattttgttcaaacaaaaaacaacataTGTTTCATTTCATGTATTTAAGGTGCTATAAACTGATCGTCGTCAAGTCAGTAAAGTCATTTGATAATTAAGgttcaattgaaaatgaagTTTCTCGTAGTACTTTCACTCGCAAGTATCGCTGTTTGCGTCAGCGCCCTTCCACAAGCTGCAGATGTTGTTCCACAAATCCGTgagttttaatgattttcttttaaagaaaaaatagttaaagaatcttaaaataaaatttttcaaatagaaTGTGGCAAAAATGAAGTTTATACAGACTGTGGAAACCCTTGTACCGATTCCTGTCCCGATGGTCGCGTGTGCACTATGCAATGCAGAGAAATGTGCATCTGTGCCGATGGATTTAAACGTAACAGCAATGGAGTTTGCATCGAGGAAAAACTTTGCAGTGTTTCAAGCGTAAAATGCAAAGATCCTAATGAACTTTACTATTTCGATAACGTTTGCACTGAAAACTGTTTCGGATATTTGATGCGTTGCGAAAAACAAGAATGGGGTTGTTACTGTAAAGATGGCTACAAACGCGACAGCAACACTGGCAAATGTATTCCAGCTGAGCAATGTCCGCGTGAAGGCGAAAGTAAGTTAATTTctggtttttttaaaaagttttttttttaataatttatttttttttagctggcAAATGCCCGTGTTCCTTCCAATATTACGAGTTGTCAAGCGAGTGTGAAAGTGTCTGTACCGATGGCCGGTGTGACGGTACCAAACGTTATGGCTGCTGGTGCATGAAGGGATACAAATACCATGCCGAAAGCAAGAAATGCGTTCGTTCAGATAGATGCTAAGAAGCGTCTAAAGTTGTGGCGACGCTAACTGGAGAAGAAGAAGTTACACCAAGATGACCAAAATTTATATCTCTTGTATCgtgctaataaaattttccgctACAACTCACAACGAACAGCTTTTATTGCATCAATTGTGGCTGCCAGTTtccattcaaatttataatcCTTTCAATTTTACATTCACTATTTGGTTTTTCGACACACCTCTACGACGACGAGCATGTTCGACcgaattgaattaattgagcTCTCCGCTCCCTTTTGcagtaaatttcaaattagatCGAATAAGTTACGCTTCTTTCCTTGTGGGAAACCGAAAATTGGTTTTTGttacagagagagagagaaatgttGATGATACATTTAATTGAGTTTCTTCCTCTCGATATCGTGGTTATCTCGTTGCTCTTGCCGCACACATCGATCCATTTTACATCTATCTCGTCATTTCCGACTGTGGGTGACACACATTTTGCTCGCTCCGGCACACAAAAATGTGTGTGAATTAAAGTgccatttaaattcaaatccgCATTCGGATAAATATGCCCCATATATAAGCAACACACACACCCAAAAGCACACATTTAACAACAGTTTAATTGCCTGATTATGATAATACAATGGCCTGGCATTTACAATTTAATGCTGCTATCCTTGTTTCGTCTGgaaataacatttatttttaaatcattttcgttctctattttttttttttgcctgtatgttttgtgtgaaattatagcagaacgaaaaaaatacatggaCGACATGCGAAATAATCGTTTAGTTTTATGATGTTTTGTATAATGATATGGCGTAGTTAAGAGCTGAGTGTGACTTAAATAAGTTGTTGTGTTTATGCCAatggaaattttgtatttttgaggggattttttaatttttgtttggaatttctttgattgattttttttaaattcagctGCTTGAAAAAATAGTGTGAAAAGGTATTCTgttgactaaaatttttcacgatagCCCAAAATTCAAACGAGTGTCATgattttcttgcaattttatgctccttcagaaaaatttagcCCGTATGTTGTTTCTTAAATCATCTAAGAAAACTTCGATGATTCATAGCccttattgagaaaaaaaatgttttcttcgaatttcatagcctttaaaaaattttgctaatgACAACTAAGCTTTCAACcaatatttgatggattttaaagctaaaattaaatcaatattcaTTTCAAGGTTCTTTTCAAATCGGGTTAATTTtggatgaatgaaatttatcacCGTTTTGACTCATGATTGGGaataaagttttcaaaaaagtttttcaaggaacaaagtttttcatttttagctttgaaattaatcaaaaatgggttgaaaattgacttgaaaactTTATTCCCAATCATGAATCAAATAAAGTCAAAAAGTAACCTTTCAGAAATTATATTGAAGAGAAAGCCACCTTGGTTAAATGAAGAtcaatcttttaatttaaatgaataatggAGAAGCAAATGGATCAATTGCTCTGTAATAAACCCAACATCTGGTTTTGGACCCAACAAAAGAAAACCAGTtttagagaaagaaaaaacatttggATTACTATAAACAGAATAAAGTGCGAAAATGGCAAATGCAATTATTTGTTATCTACTTAAGAAAGAGAGAAGATCCGTTTTGTAATTGCAGACAAGTTGACTAAACAATTAAACACATAGCTCTTGAATGTCCCTTAACGGCATTTCCTGGATCGATTACTGATATCCATAATGCCAGTAATTAAGCAAAGGATTGGATAACGAATTCTAATattgttttataataattatagtaatttgacttaatttaccaaatttttcaaaaattttttttcttccaaaatttggtcgaaattccaacaaaatattaattcaaatttgacttaaactaaattatgccaaaatattcatttgacTAAGGCTTAATTTGAAGTTTAAGTCACACACGTTTttgaagcttaagtttaagtcataagtttttgCAGTCCTGATACTAAGTCACTTTAAAgatgttttttattcaaacctacttgatttttgaagcaataaaaaaattttttttttaagtcaagaatttataaatcaaaaaattccgtaTTTATATCATTTATCAAGTTCTAAGCTTTATAACCTTCAAACAGACAAACTTCCgtattttttaccaatttcaAGATTaagattgaaaaatatttatttttaggtaaaaaatgaaagaaaaattaaatttatttccttcaaatttaattgtatGATTTGAGGCTcgcttaaaattttccacgaaACTCCGATATTAATCATTCAACCGCCATTTTCTTGCGTTTTTtatgttctttaaaaaaaatagctcgAACGTTGTATCTCTTATAACTTtcagaaaacaaacaaaacataacaaaaaaagaatctcACTTAATTAActctaatttctttttaaatggtTCTATCATTAATCCATCCGACATTCCATTTCCCTACACATTTTCTCAGAACGCCCGGCACGAATTGTAAATGCAAAATAcactcaaataataataaaaataataataaataaaaatctcactatttttctttttccttttaagCCATCTTACGCTCGaatattttccatgaatttcaaTAGGTTGCCACGCAAAGGCGCAAGATTCGCCCAAGATAAAG
It encodes:
- the LOC134828647 gene encoding inducible metalloproteinase inhibitor protein-like, which codes for MKFLVVLSLASIAVCVSALPQAADVVPQIQCGKNEVYTDCGNPCTDSCPDGRVCTMQCREMCICADGFKRNSNGVCIEEKLCSVSSVKCKDPNELYYFDNVCTENCFGYLMRCEKQEWGCYCKDGYKRDSNTGKCIPAEQCPREGETGKCPCSFQYYELSSECESVCTDGRCDGTKRYGCWCMKGYKYHAESKKCVRSDRC